Genomic window (Musa acuminata AAA Group cultivar baxijiao chromosome BXJ1-9, Cavendish_Baxijiao_AAA, whole genome shotgun sequence):
ATAGTATGGCTCTCTGCTTGTTGACGAATCAATTCAACACTTCCAAATAGGAAAATGCATGCTTACCAAAGCTTTCATGAAGAACAGGTACTGTTCTCAGCCACACCAAGTCACAGAGTCTTCCTAGATCAGACATATGGGTATAGAACCCAATCGATCCTCTTATGATACATATAGTCTATGAAGAACTGTCACAACTCATAGTGTTAACAAGGTCCTATGGAGGACATCCAAAGCCCACTAGGAGATAAAAGGCTTGCATATTGCATGAAGAGATCAAACTGTTGACAGctttagatttaaattttttggggGAATATCACAATTAATTGAATGCCACATTACATATCCATTACAGTGatcaatctcatgcatagaatcacAGAGTGATGATTAAGATGCAGTCTCTTATTTGTGTAACATACCAATGACACTGGGTTCTCTCTCtttatcttttctttcttctcaaaGAACACCATGGAGTCTCTTTCTATAAACTTATGTTGACAACTAGCGGAGAATCACCCTTTTCAACAGTGAAGGTCTGAGAGATCTTCTTCGTGAGAGTAATGATCTCAATGCTGTAAGTGCCATGAAAGCCTCTGAACTTGAACTCACCTTGTTCATCAAGTTTCCCATGACCATGCGACAGCCACTCCTGCATAAGTTTCAGGTACCTCCGTCCTGCTTCATTAAGGTCACCTTCAGCGTTCACCAAGTGCGCATTGTCTCGGCTCATGAACAGCTCCCAGAAACCCCAGAGCATGATGCCCTCCACCGCCGGGTGGGCGTACGCTTCCCGGAGCATCACCTCCAAGTCGTCAGCTCGAACGTACTCGTTGGCCGCCGACACATCTACCTCGGTGAACCAGATGGGAAGGCCAAGAATGCCCAGCTTATCGAGTGCAGAGGATATCACAGGCCCTACTGGGGTACTCACATGTCCTTGGAGTCCAATTCCTCCAACCGGTGCACCTTGGTCTTGCAGGCCAAGTATTTGCTCGATGTACGAGTCAGGGGTTGCTCGGATATCAGCGGCGCTCTCCACATTGTAGTCATTCACGAACAGTGCAGCAGCGGGATCCAACTGGTTGGCAGTCTTGAACATGTTGGCTCTTATGTCCTTTCCCAGCCTATCTTGATAGAAGGAACCATGGAGCATCTCGTTGTTGACGTCGTAGTGGCTGAACTGATCTTTATACCTCGTGAGAAGACCATTGAGACGATTCTGCACCGCCGTCGTCAGGTCGTTCGTGTTCAGGGATCGAACCCAGCTCTGCACAGCGTTTTCCACTTCCCAGAAGATGCAGTGTCCTCTTGCCTCCATGCCGTTCTTCTTACACAGATCCAAGAGCTCGTCGGCGTCGGCATAGTTCAAGGTCCCTTGCTGCGGCTCCGTCCAGTACCACTTCAGCTCGTTCCCGAACACTGCCCAGTTGAAGTTCTTGACGAAGAAGTCCACGAAGTCTTCGTTGTCAATGTTTGTGCGCATGACGCATGAGCCGAAGGGGAAGCTGTTCTTCATCTGCCGAACCTTCACGAACGACCCAAGCGGAGTGCTATCACCATCCGAGCCTGAAATCTTGAGAACCACGTCTCGTTTTCGTACCTGTGATGCCATGCATGCAGTTCTTATCAGAAACTCATAACAGTATCAGTGCAGCTGACGCCAAACGAATGGAATAAGAACGAGCAGTATGCATTACCTTGTCAGTAAGTTTCTTGAGATGCTTGAATCTTGCTTTCCTGTCGACAGGAAAAATCTGAAGCCCTGCGACCATGAGATCAACTCCAGAAGAAGGGCCTTGAACGTAAACCATGACTCTCGATGGCTGCGTCTCGATCCTGAATGATCCACCAATCTCGTACCATCTCTGATCATTAATCTCAACCTGACCTCCGTTTACCCACTGGCTATCTACGCCGAGAGCGACGTTGACGTTTTGAGGGCCATTCCTCTGAGGGCCGAGGCGAACCCAAGCAGATACCTGATACGTCACATGCAACCGAAGCTTGTCGGTGATCGTCTGAGCAGGACCCATCCATGTCTGCGTGCGGTCGGTGACGAGAATGTAGCGGCCATTTAAAGGTTCGTGCGTCCCGAGTGAGTCACTCGCCATGGACGGCAGCACGCGAGGCGCGCCGTTGTTGGCGACGCTCAGCTTACAGGGGCCGAGAGGAAACCACCCACTTAAGCCATCAGAATCGTCGACAAGATTGCTGTTCTGGATTACGTTCACTCCGTAAAGAACGTTCTGCACCAACAAAGAGTTAGCAGCTCAAAGCTTCAAAGAACTGCAGACCAAATCAGTACTTATACCGACCTCGAAATCTGGAGGAGTCGATGGAGAGCTCTTCTCTGCATGTTTGACTACCAAGCTGTTCAGAAGGATATCCGTGTCCACGGGCGGCCCTTCAATGAATATGACAGCCTTGGAAGCCACACCATTTATGAGAAACTTGCCTTGCAATTGCACCCAATCCTTATCGGAAGCCTGCAACCTGAAACCATACATGATCTTCAATCAGTAAAAGCTCGCTTGTCATGAATTGTACTCTCGACAAAGATGGAAGACGAACTCACTTGCCGATACCGATGTATTGGTCACGACCATTCGGTGTTTGAACATAGAGAGTTGCCCTGACTTCGGCGGTCGTCGTAGCTTTGCCGAAGATCCTAACAGTGGCAGTGACCTCATAAGCGAGCTTCCTCTGCACCCTGCCGGTGATATCCTGCTGAATCCCATTCCAGCTCTGAGTGCGTTCAGTTGCGGAAGCGAAGTACTTCCCGCCGTCGAGTGGAAGTATCTTCCCGTCGTCCATGGATTCATGAAGTAGGATTTTGCATCCTCCCCTGCCGGACCAGTTGTCGAGCCCATCGTCGAAGTTAGGGTTAAGTATGATGTTCTCGTCTCCATCATGCAATCTTACACCCGACACCTGCACAAGTAATCAAACAGCAGCAGCATGAGCTGATCAAATGATGAGCATTTCTATCACTAAACAAGCGCACAACCCAACGTACCTCAGAAAGAGACTGGTGAATAGCGCAATCGGCCATGAGAGCTCAAAGATCCTGTAAGCACCAAGGAGCTTGGTGTAGAAACGATAGGAAACGGGTACTCACTCTGCCTCCAAAGTTTGGAGCCACAtcctttatatatacatacatgaatCTCAGAAATTGCTGGTCCCAATCTCTAGGTTGGAAAGAACTCCATGGAGGGACCGACCAACCAACCCAACTCTACCTGGGATTGCAAGCCAAAAAAGCATTGGTTTGCGTTGGAGTGTGTATTGGACATGGTGTTCTAAGATTATTTTTGATTCGATAACAAGGATCTAAGGTTTAAAATGAGTGTAATGGTCAAGAAGATCCGTTTTCGTAAAGTGATAGGTTACTTTAGCTTTGTCTTTGCGTCTTGAAGGGCCCTTTCTCTAGCTTGATCCCATTCTTGCACTGCAATAGAAGGTGATCATTTCTTGAAGCAGAGTCTCACTCTGTCATGAGACTTCTGAGCCAGAAGGGTATTGTCCCCAAGTAAGACTTGGAAGTCAAGGGACCATAAGCACCACTGCCAATTACAGTCCCGTATCCTTGATGTCACTCGAGGCAAAGGAAAAGACCTCATAAACCTGCACAACAGCCATTTCAACCATGCAGAAGCAGAACACAGAAACAGCGGCATCTGCCTTGGTGATAGACGAGATGGTAAGAAGGAAAGCACACTGCTGTGATCTAATGTCTGCTCAAGGGAGGAATCCCCACCTCTGATCCCCTCCTCTGTGTCTTGTAGACTCTTTGCTCCATTAGAGCTCGTGTCCTCCCTCTCTTTCTTTTCCTTACCCAAAATTTTAGCTTATTCTTATCCAACTTCTCTGTGCCTTCTGCTTGCCATCTGATGCACTACATACCTGCAACCATTTCTGTGCAACTTCTCTCGGCAGCTCAGACTTTAATGCAACCGAGGCAGTTTCCTTCCCCTCTGTATCCCCCATTGGCTCTGCACAACCAGTTGTCCTTTCGGTGCTACTCTTGCAGTGCTCTGATGTTATGGCTATGAATGCACTCAATCTGTCTCCACAGTAAATATCAGATCATCGTTCATCTTCATCTATTTAGCCTTTTCCGTTTGATCTATTAGCCTATTATTCCATCCATCCTGTCATTTCAAGCGATGGGAGCTCCTCTACACAGCACTGACATGAATAAAACATCCTGTCTTCTTCTCTCAGTTCTTCTCCTCTGGAGGCTCCATCCAAGTTCAATATTCAGTCGAAGGTGAGCTATCAGCCTTCTCTACAGTATCTCTGAGTTGTTCCTCATCATCAAGCATAATAATTTGGAGTATCTGAATGCAGGTAGATCATTAGTTAATCCACAGAAAATTATAAACGTGAGATGCTTTAGTGAAGAGTTCAATAGTAATTGGGCCATATTTATTGATGTGGCAAAACCCTAATGAATCATGAATCTGCTGTGCTCAGGATAAAGAGAAGGAGATGGTGAAGGCGAAAGGTTTGCTGGGATCAAAGCCAGCAAAGTGCGAGATGAAGTGCACCAAATGTGGCCATTGTGAAGCAGTTCGGGTGCCTATAGTTCCAGTAAACAGGACCGAGACCAGGGAATGCTTCAGATCAACCGCTTCCGGGATCGACTACAGCTCCAACTACAAGTCGATGAACTGGAAATGCAAGTGCGGAGACATGATACTTAATCCATAACATGCCAAAAGAATCAATACTCATCATCCTCTCTCTGGTTTTGCTGCCTCTACAAGCCCTGCAAGCCACTGGAAGCTTCGAAGGAGAGTTCTTGCTCTGCTATCGAAGAGCAACTCATCTATTTTACTACCTGTTTCAAGGAGATGACAGAGATGTAGAGCAAATAGTCAATATGCATAATCCATGAATAAATAGTCAATTTGCTCttgcaagaaaattaatccttcaAAAATAATCCGTGAGATGATGCGGTCAATCACATCAttctttatattaaaattataatactCCTATTAAACTCACCTCGTAAgttgataaaattaaaatttacctATGACTTTTATGGTAGTTTATCATTATTAAATCTTAGTTCACATGTCAATTATCTCATCAGAtcgatcatatttataatatatttagtcTGATTATGATAGACTTTGTTAATGAGTCAGATAGAtgtttaagattaaaaaaaaaaggaaatcattTCATTTTTtactttgtatttttattttcagaaaatatgatGTCATGAGATGACGTCACCATAGTTGACTGAACTGGTCAGAATGGTAGACTCATAACCCGACCAACTCGATCCAGAAATGGTTGTCGTAAAGCGCCATAGAACACCCATCAAAATAACATCCGAGCGTACTAATTTTTAGCATGAGGCTAAGGTTTCATTTATTCTGGTACACGTAGTACTACTTATTCTCATATTAAGTAAAGCAGTCATATATGTCAAGGTTTAATTTCAGAGTCCATCACACATCGCCGGAACGAAGGATAGCACGTCGGTGCAGCCATATATGTCGAGGTTTCATTTCAGAGTCCATCGCACATCGCCGGAACGAAGGACAGCACGTCGGCGTCAAGATCAAAGAGGACGTGCAGGTTCTGCTGCTGGTAGTTGCCCAGGACCGACATCCCAGTCGTGCGTGTGATCACCAAGCAAAACAATCCCTGCTCGAAGTCGGAATACATGTAGTTTGATGGAGGAATAGTCATATCAGCACCGTCGAAGTGGAATATCATGTCCGGCATGGCAGGAGGGGAGCTCGATCCCGGCGACAACGAGAAGCAGAGATCAAGGCCCGTGGATGTCTGATTCGCCACGGGTAGATGCACTAGCGAGATGAGCTCTTTCCTGAGGATGTCATACCCGGCCTCCTCCAAAGAAGTTACGGAGCTGCCTGAATCGACGATGAGACCGCCGGACCCATCCGCTTTTAGTAGAAACGTTGAGTTTGGGATGGGAAGGAGGGTGTGGCCGACCGATATCCCCAGTAAGGAGAGGTAGTAGAAAGAGCTGGAGGGGTAATTGTTAGGGCTTAACACTATAGGTGTTCTGTGAACGAAGCCACCTCCCAGGTCGGCCATGGAACCAAGGAAGAGATGGCTGGTGGTGGAGCTGTTGAAAGGAGTGAGGCAGTAAGAGAACTTGCAAGGGTGCAGCTGAGATGGCAGCGACAGCGGCCCTCGCCCCATGCCGACGATGCCGGTGGAGTTCGACAGCGAGCCGGTGTTGTTTGTACCGCACCCGAAAGTGAGGCCGGCGACCGACGTGTTGCCGCCGAAGGTGAGCACCTCGGTCGCGAGGAGGCCTAGGCTGATGGTTCCGTCCCCGTAGGTCGCGTTGTAATGGCACTGCCGCAGGATGCACCAGGTTGGTATCCCGGCGCAGGAGGGGCTGGGGCACGGGAGCACGGCGAAGGTGGAGGAGTCGGAGGGATCGTAGTACGGGCTGGGCTGCGGCAAGCAGTCGGGGCACCGCCCGCACTGCGTCCAAATGAGGTAGCTGCCGGTGTCGAGGATGGCGGTGATGGGGAGCATCGGGGTGCCGATGGCAAGGTCGATCAGGTACTCTCCGTCTCCCCACTCGACGGAGGCAGCGATGCCGCTCCGGGAGCGACTCATCTTGGATTCCAGGACCTCCCTCCGGTGCCAGCTCCGCCGGACGGCGCGGTGGAAGCGCTCGGTGAAAGCGAACGGTCGGGCTGAATCCACATGGGTGAGGCCGACTCGAAACCCCGGGGACGCAACCGAGGCAAGCGGCTCGTGCAAGAGAAGAGCAATTAGCAAAAGTAGCACGGTGGTTGCCATGATCTTGTGATAGGTTTTGAGAAGTGATGAGTTGCTGCTCGAGATGTTGGAGGACGTGAGGATATATACTGAGAGTATGAGCGTTAGAATTGGTCGATCATATCACGTCCGGCGAGGTTAGCACCTGGGAAGTGCTCACTTGGGCAACTCGTTCTTGATTGGACTCAGACAGGTGTACCGATGGCAACCGCTGCTATATTCGACATGAGTGAGACAACACATCTAACATTTCAGTACAGAGATATCGTCATCAAGCTTCGCCCCTGCACTGCACATTGGCACACTCCCATCTTATGTCCTCGATTAACGTTGCTAAACTTAGTCAGTTGATGATCTCTGATGTATGATAAATTTCTCATTTATCTACATCTCATCGGATAAGTTTATTatctaaaatatttatctaatgaTAGTATATCGTATCCACTTATCATAAACTAAATATTGGAAACCTTGGCAGTATATTAGAtcaatttattaaatatttttgctAACCAATTGGTTACTCGATTACCTTCACGAAAAACATATggaaatataaagattattttcgAAGCAATTGAGCtaaatttcaaacaaaaaaaaaatctagatttTAATAGATGGGAAAGAAGACCCCAATGCAGCTATCTACATCGGAAATATAATGGCGACAAAACAAGGCAAACCCATCAACGGTGGCCTCACATAGAATTGGAATTATTCACATAGAATTCCAATCCCTCCACAAGTTATATTCCACTGATCGTAATCTTTGCGTTGTGTGATTTCTTCGAGGAGTCATGCATTATTTCCATCCTTCTTCCCCGTtcgtcacatatatatatatatatatatatatatatatatatatatatatatatatatatatatatatatatatatatatatatatatatatatatatatatatatatatatatatatatatatatatatatatatatatatatatatatatgtgtgattaGTTCTACattaaaaggaataaggattaagacagatttttataaaaaataattaatgtatatttaaatattttgtatcTCTGATTCAAACTTAATGAGATTAACAAGTCAATTATCCATCATGTTAGGGTTTTTATCCACTTGATGAGGACGTCAagagtataaaaataaaataaaattataaaaatctgatagatatattattattaatttaaatttaaatattttattatcctaTCAAGTTATTGATCgcgtatataaatttttttaataccaTTAATCGGGTTAAAACTTAGCCGACACGATAGGAAAATAGAGGCAATGGTTGTGTCCCGCCCAAGTCAACGAGGTGAGTTAAGGTACAAGTCACATGGACCAGTGTTTATGGACTCCGATCTTTTGATTTGATAGGTTACACTTGCTGTTCGTACTGAAAATAAAAGGCTTGACTGTGGATTCTCCATCTTTCCTTTTCTCATCGAATCTTTTGAGTTCCTTCGTCACGACGGCAGGAGATGTGGCATTGGATCACTTGAACAATTTTCTATATAATATCTCCGCAGACAATTcagtaaaaaaaaaatgtattttttATTCCATGGGTGGAAGGGAATATtaggggggaaaaaaaaaaaaattggatgacAAATCAAGTTATCAATTATTAGGAGAAAATATAATTATGTCTTAGTCATTCGGATATGATTCGAGCCTCAAGGGGTAGGAGCATCGAAGACGGATATGAGGTGATTCTTAAATAGCTCCGAAATGATTCTTCAATGTACTTCGAGATGTCGTTTGTACTAAAATCGAGGTCGGAAGAGATTTTCTAACTTAGTCCCTCAAACATAAGTTAATAATAtgatatcatcaaatatgagtttgaatagttagagagagagagagggagcctCACGGAATACGTTGTTACATCATAAGGATGATAATGAAGCTTAGGATTATCTTCTTTACCATAAAGGAGGAGGAGGTTCAGGATTGTCTTCTATGTCATAATGAATAAGAAGGAAGTTTATATTTTCTTATTATAAATTTTCATCCATGTAGGCAGAGGAGGATGATTTGGCTCTCATGTGGCTACCACGTATCAGCTAACAATAGATTTTCTATCATTTGACTCTCGTGAAGGCATGgttcaaaaaaattttaagagggGTTCAAAGCACATCTTGTAGCTCATCTGATATAGGAGAGTTTAAGATCTTATCTTGTAAGTTGGTTCTCCTTAATCAGGTGTTTAAGGCGCTTCAGGCCTATTTTTCTATCATAGCGGATTTATCATGGTGCGGGTTAAATTTTCTTACTCCTATGCCTTATGCTCATTTTGTCTTGCGCCTCTACTATAGTAGACTTATCTTGACATGGGTTAGGTTTCCTAACTCATATTCCTCAAACATATTTCGCCCTATGCTTTGATCGCAATAGAACTCAAACCTTGCGCTATGGTGAGCTTTAAATTCTCTCTTTGTCGTGGTGGGTTTCAAGTTCCCTATCCATTGTAATGGATTTTGGATCTCCCCACCATAACGACCTTTGAGTTCTTACTTTGTTTTGAAAGGTTTTAAGTTCTGTCTTCACCATGGTAAGTGTCGGACCTTCTCATCATGATAGGCCTTTTgggattcccccccccccccctcccccgaaTGAATATTTATCTTAATCACAATAGGAAAATGGTGAGATGTCTGAGCCTCTTAGGAGTGTCTCCTCCCTCATCTCGAATCTCGGTAAGATAGGTGGATCATCAAGTCTTTTATTTTTAACTCaaatttcatttgctagtgcatgAAAATTAATCCAACAAAAACAATCCGTGAGATGATGCGGCCAATCACATCAttctttatattaaaattataatactGGTATTAATCTCACGTTAAAATTAGGTAAAACTAAAATTTACTTATAACTTGGTATGTCAATTATCCCATCACGTCAACTTTGACGACGACGTTAAGTCCTATTTATAATGCTTTCGTTAATGGTTCAGTTATCAGACAAACTCGGGATgtttaagatttaaaaaaaatatttttattttagaaaatatgaTGTCATAAAATGACGTCATCCCAGTTGACTGAATCGGTCAAAATGGGAGACTCAGAACTCGTCCGACTCGATCCAGAAATGGTTGTCGTGAAGCAGCAGCATAGAACACCCATCAAAATAACATCCAAGGTTACTCATTTTTAGCACAAGGCCAAGGTTTTATTTATTCGGGTACACGTAGTACTTATTCTCATATTAAGTAAAgcagccatatatatatatatatatatatatatatatatatatatatatatatgtcaacgTGTCATTTCAGAGTCCATCACACATCGCCGGAACGAACGACAGCACGTCGGCGTCAAGATCAAAGAGGACGTGCAGGTTCTGCTGCTGGTAGTTGCCCAAGACCGACATCCCAGTCGTGCCTGTGATCACCAAGCAAAACAATCCCTGCTCGAAGTCGCAATGCATGTAGTTTGGTGGAGGAATAGTCATATCAGCACCGTCGAAGTGGAATATCATGTCCGGCATGGCAGGAGGGGAGCTCGATCCCGGCGGCAACGAGAAGCAGAGATCAAGGTCCGTCGATGTCTGATTCGCCACCGGCAGATGCACTAGCGAGATTAGCTCTTTCCTCAGGATGTCATACCCGGCCTCCTCCAAAGAAGTTACGGAGCTGCCTGAATCGACGATGAGACCGCCGGACCCATCCGCTTTTAGCTGAAACGTTGAGTTTGGGATGGGAAGGAGGGTGTGGCCGACCGATATCCCCAGTAAGGAGAGGTAGTAGAAAGAGCTGGAGGAGTAATTGTTAGGGCTTAACACTATAGGTGTGCTGTGAACGAAGCCACCTCCCAGGTCAGCCATGGAACCAAGGAAGAGATGGCCGGTGGTGGAGCTGTTGAAAGGAGTGAGGCAGTAAGAGAACTTGCTAGGGTGCAGCTGAGATGGCAGCGACAGCGGCCCTCGCCCCATGCCGACGATGCCGGTGGAGTTCGACAGCGAGCCGGTGTTTCTTGTACTGCACCCGAAAGTGAAGCCGGCGACCGACGTGTTGCGACCGAAGGTGAGCGCCTCGGTCGCGAGGAAGCCTAGGCTGATGGTTCCGTCCTCGTAGGTCGCGTTGTAATGGCACCGCCGCAGGGTGCACCTGGTTGGGATCCCGGTGCAGGAGGGGCAGGGGCACGGGAGCACGGCGAAGGTGGAGGAGTTGGAGGGATCGTAGTAGGGGCTGGGCTGCGGCAAGCACTCGAAGCACGGCCCGCACTGCGTCCAAGTGAGATCGCTGCCGGTGTCGAGGACGGCGGTGATGGGGAGAATCGGGGTGCCGATGGCAAGGTCGATCAGGTACTCTCCGTCTCCCCACTCGACGGAGGCAGCGATGCCGCTCAGGGAGCAACTCATCTTGGCGTCCAGGACCTCCCTCCGGTGCCAGCTCCGCCGGACGGCGCGGTGGAAGCGCTCGGTGAAAGCGAACGGTCGAGCTGAATCGACATGAGTGAGTTCGACTCGAAACCCCGGGGTCGCAACCAAGACAAGGGGCTTATGCAAGAGAAGAGCAATTAGCAAAAGTAGCACGCTGGTTGCCATGATCTTGTGATAGGTTTTGAGAGGGGATGAGTTTCTGCTGGAGATGTTGGAGGACGAGTGTATTTACTGAGAGTATGAGCGTTAGAATTGGTCGATCACTTCACGTCCGGCGAGGTTAGCACTTGGGAAGTGCTCACTTCAGCAACTTGTTCTTGACTGGACTCAGACAGGTATACCGATGGCAACCGCAGCTATGTTCGACATAAGTGATCCGACGCATGCAAACATCTAAGATTAATTACATGGTGAGACAACGCATCTAACATTTCAGTACAGAGATAAAGTCATCAAGCTTCGCCCCTGCACATTGGCACACTCCCATCTTATGTCCTCGGTTAACGATGTCAAATTTAGGCAGTTAATCATCTCCAATGTATGATAAATTTCTCATTTATCAAAAGTTGAAAGTTATACATCTCATAACATAAGTTTATATTTAActgttaaaaaatatattattgatttCTTGATTAGCTCGACATCATTTGAACTCGTATATGCAGGCTTGTTTGAGATACCTTTAAGGTAGAAACACGAGTCCATGAAAACTAAGATTGGAAGAGGTTTCACGACTTCCATCCGATACTCAAGTTAGTAACCCGATGTGTATGAGTATAGACGTGAatagtccaaaaaaaaaaaaaaatcctctatGTTAAATGTGAGCTTTTATATTTAGTTATAAGGGATAAGAAGGAAGCTTGCGATTATATTTCTCATCgtaaagaacaagaagaaagaatataAATACATTTCTAGTTATAAAaggcaagaaaaaaaaattatgattgatAAGAAGGAAGCATGTGATTGCCTACTTTGGATCTTCATCCACTTGGGCATACGGATAAAAGGTGACATAGACTCCACATAGTGGTTATATGTCAACAGTGTATTCTCTATCATTTGT
Coding sequences:
- the LOC135594229 gene encoding endo-1,4-beta-xylanase 1-like, producing MADCAIHQSLSEVSGVRLHDGDENIILNPNFDDGLDNWSGRGGCKILLHESMDDGKILPLDGGKYFASATERTQSWNGIQQDITGRVQRKLAYEVTATVRIFGKATTTAEVRATLYVQTPNGRDQYIGIGKLQASDKDWVQLQGKFLINGVASKAVIFIEGPPVDTDILLNSLVVKHAEKSSPSTPPDFENVLYGVNVIQNSNLVDDSDGLSGWFPLGPCKLSVANNGAPRVLPSMASDSLGTHEPLNGRYILVTDRTQTWMGPAQTITDKLRLHVTYQVSAWVRLGPQRNGPQNVNVALGVDSQWVNGGQVEINDQRWYEIGGSFRIETQPSRVMVYVQGPSSGVDLMVAGLQIFPVDRKARFKHLKKLTDKVRKRDVVLKISGSDGDSTPLGSFVKVRQMKNSFPFGSCVMRTNIDNEDFVDFFVKNFNWAVFGNELKWYWTEPQQGTLNYADADELLDLCKKNGMEARGHCIFWEVENAVQSWVRSLNTNDLTTAVQNRLNGLLTRYKDQFSHYDVNNEMLHGSFYQDRLGKDIRANMFKTANQLDPAAALFVNDYNVESAADIRATPDSYIEQILGLQDQGAPVGGIGLQGHVSTPVGPVISSALDKLGILGLPIWFTEVDVSAANEYVRADDLEVMLREAYAHPAVEGIMLWGFWELFMSRDNAHLVNAEGDLNEAGRRYLKLMQEWLSHGHGKLDEQGEFKFRGFHGTYSIEIITLTKKISQTFTVEKGDSPLVVNISL
- the LOC103997504 gene encoding aspartic proteinase nepenthesin-1-like is translated as MATTVLLLLIALLLHEPLASVASPGFRVGLTHVDSARPFAFTERFHRAVRRSWHRREVLESKMSRSRSGIAASVEWGDGEYLIDLAIGTPMLPITAILDTGSYLIWTQCGRCPDCLPQPSPYYDPSDSSTFAVLPCPSPSCAGIPTWCILRQCHYNATYGDGTISLGLLATEVLTFGGNTSVAGLTFGCGTNNTGSLSNSTGIVGMGRGPLSLPSQLHPCKFSYCLTPFNSSTTSHLFLGSMADLGGGFVHRTPIVLSPNNYPSSSFYYLSLLGISVGHTLLPIPNSTFLLKADGSGGLIVDSGSSVTSLEEAGYDILRKELISLVHLPVANQTSTGLDLCFSLSPGSSSPPAMPDMIFHFDGADMTIPPSNYMYSDFEQGLFCLVITRTTGMSVLGNYQQQNLHVLFDLDADVLSFVPAMCDGL
- the LOC135594497 gene encoding aspartic proteinase nepenthesin-1-like, giving the protein MATSVLLLLIALLLHKPLVLVATPGFRVELTHVDSARPFAFTERFHRAVRRSWHRREVLDAKMSCSLSGIAASVEWGDGEYLIDLAIGTPILPITAVLDTGSDLTWTQCGPCFECLPQPSPYYDPSNSSTFAVLPCPCPSCTGIPTRCTLRRCHYNATYEDGTISLGFLATEALTFGRNTSVAGFTFGCSTRNTGSLSNSTGIVGMGRGPLSLPSQLHPSKFSYCLTPFNSSTTGHLFLGSMADLGGGFVHSTPIVLSPNNYSSSSFYYLSLLGISVGHTLLPIPNSTFQLKADGSGGLIVDSGSSVTSLEEAGYDILRKELISLVHLPVANQTSTDLDLCFSLPPGSSSPPAMPDMIFHFDGADMTIPPPNYMHCDFEQGLFCLVITGTTGMSVLGNYQQQNLHVLFDLDADVLSFVPAMCDGL